The Porites lutea chromosome 4, jaPorLute2.1, whole genome shotgun sequence genome contains a region encoding:
- the LOC140935450 gene encoding uncharacterized protein yields the protein MEADEELTDEDLSTELMDTNTLKFDVKMRLSAIEKIVTANVANVTNVPPSLPSPSADLHANQAPFNPWPVPQTATVRAKLPKLEVRKFGGNISEWQEFWDSFESAIDRNETLAEIDKFSYLRGLLIEPARSAIAGFSLTSANYKAAIQLLKKRYGKQKVIQRTYINDLLNLEPIYGERDTQRLRTMYDVAETKYRALEALGVDQETYSAIVVPSLLEKLPEQLRLTITRGEDHHEWNLEQLLDVLGHEVELREEYNRSARHARSSRDESVKKKHTMHTGKQANYQNCAFCLGGHKHEDCQKVKNVSERKQLLIKFGRCFSCIRKGHLSKDCRANLTCKFCKRKHHSSICSAESPGEGGASENEPSNVESVGNSMHIETGNSVALQTAQAQVAGKGNARIRVLFDTASHTSFVTAHVARMFSLETLRKEWLAVNTFGQRAAGSNLRDVVGMHLTPVGGGNAIYVEAFVVPEISRVQNEHLELVRGNYPHLANIWLSDVCQHKDQLEIDVLIGADYLWSFQTGNVVRGGVGEPVAIETQLGWVVSGPLESSQSTDRERAVSVNIIGRDSTVPGRLERDVQVLWDLETLGITENDGVYEEFVDNITFNGKRYSVKLPWKEGRDVLDSNYELSLSRMKGQVRKLRKEPEVLREYDSVIKEQLASGVIERVEESGKADRVHYIPHLAVIRKEASTTKLRVVYDASAKSGKESASLNDCLHKGPSLTPLLFDILLRFREKRVALIGDIEKAFLNIEVDKEDRDFLRFLWLDGVSDPSSEIVVYRFCRVVFGLNASPFLLNATLRHHISKFKDEDPEFVRRMIESFYVDDLVTGEDNTAKAFTLYEKSKNRLASGGFKLRKWMTNDKALKDLIEQDENRKPENASVTTEEESFAKFTLGSEVSKKCPKVLGLPWDFENDVIHFNFEKIVAKAQEIPPTKRNLLSVLASMFDPLGIISPVIVCMKMLFQELCRDSIGWDDELNGEAKKKWNDWVLDLSKIKGIAISRCVYDSLKQEVLECYLHGFGDASNKAYCAVVYFVYRTWDGVHVRLLTSRSRVAPLKELTIPRLELMSARILAQLMSTVKNALEEQVTLNGTRYWLDSKTAICWIQNRGEWKQFVRHRVNEVLKLSAKDEWRHCPGEDNPADIGSRGALGSKLKDEELWWKGPPWLTQEESSWPTSQAITSTSESQEEMKKTSTVMIVDVQDSASVAKVVDIERHGTLRKLLRVTAWVLRFVQNSKPRCAKRKGRLTREELINAENEWVKAAQQGLKRQKNFPNLERVLGLETVGGVLRCFGRLEHSDLEVEAQKPIILPKDHAYTTKTIEECHERVLHGGVRETLAELRSKFWVPKGRQHVKKVISKCVVCRKLEGKAYSTPRSAALPEFRVTEAPAFSKVGVDFAGPLYVKERTTTMKKVYIALFSCCVTRAIHLELVEDLSTGAFIRALRRFAGRRGTPVLIISDNAKTFKAADKALKNLFNHPEVANELSGKMIEWKFNLERAPWWGGFFERMVGCVKRCLRKVLGNARLTFDELFTVLIEVEGTLNSRPLTYEYDEAGEEVLTPSHLIFGRRIKTVPDEIVEDEEEGESRYTRRFRYLSVRLAHFWNRWRREYLTDLREFHRTKVSKDPRSVQIGDVVTVYDESKRRGEWRLAVIESLIKGNDNVVRGANIRVIAKGKPSRMSRPVQKLYPIEVQTEILPEAPRESVKEGTKNLRRNPRRAAAADARWKTNLMLDS from the coding sequence ATGGAGGCAGATGAAGAGTTGACCGACGAAGATTTGTCTACAGAGTTGATGGACACCAACACGTTAAAGTTTGACGTAAAGATGCGTTTGTCTGCAATAGAAAAGATTGTAACCGCGAATGTTGCTAACGTTACGAATGTACCACCGTCGCTGCCTAGCCCCTCCGCAGATTTGCACGCCAATCAAGCTCCATTCAATCCATGGCCGGTCCCGCAGACTGCTACAGTTCGAGCGAAATTGCCGAAACTCGAGGTACGCAAGTTTGGGGGAAACATCAGCGAATGGCAGGAGTTTTGGGACTCCTTTGAAAGCGCTATCGACCGAAACGAGACATTGGCCGAAATAGATAAATTCTCCTATTTGCGAGGCCTCCTGATCGAGCCAGCGCGGTCGGCGATCGCAGGATTTTCCCTCACTTCAGCGAACTACAAAGCCGCGATACAACTTCTAAAGAAACGTTACGGTAAACAGAAAGTTATCCAGAGAACATACATAAACGACTTGTTGAACTTGGAGCCAATTTACGGAGAACGAGACACACAGCGATTGAGGACAATGTATGACGTTGCCGAGACAAAGTACCGGGCATTGGAAGCGCTTGGCGTAGACCAAGAGACCTACTCCGCCATCGTGGTGCCGTCGCTGTTGGAAAAACTACCAGAGCAGCTCCGTTTGACCATCACAAGGGGAGAGGACCATCACGAATGGAACCTGGAGCAGTTGTTGGACGTCCTGGGCCACGAGGTCGAGCTGCGAGAGGAGTACAACAGAAGCGCACGACACGCGAGGAGCTCTCGTGACGAATCAGTGAAAAAGAAACACACCATGCACACTGGAAAACAGGCGAATTATCAGAACTGTGCGTTTTGCTTAGGAGGACACAAACACGAGGATTGCCAAAAAGTCAAGAACGTCAGCGAGCGTAAGCAATTACTAATTAAGTTTGGTCGTTGTTTTAGTTGTATTCGAAAGGGACATCTTTCTAAAGACTGTAGAGCTAATTTAACTTGTAAGTTTTGTAAAAGGAAACATCATTCGTCTATTTGTAGTGCCGAATCcccaggggaggggggagcGTCAGAAAATGAACCAAGTAACGTTGAGTCAGTGGGCAATAGTATGCACATAGAAACCGGGAATAGTGTTGCTTTACAAACGGCACAAGCTCAAGTAGCAGGGAAGGGCAACGCGCGAATAAGAGTGCTTTTTGATACCGCTAGTCACACGTCTTTTGTTACGGCGCACGTGGCGCGAATGTTTAGTTTAGAAACTCTCCGGAAAGAGTGGCTCGCTGTCAACACCTTTGGGCAGCGAGCAGCGGGTTCAAACTTGAGGGACGTAGTCGGAATGCATTTGACCCCAGTAGGGGGAGGGAACGCAATTTATGTCGAAGCTTTTGTTGTTCCCGAAATCTCGAGAGTTCAGAACGAGCATCTGGAATTAGTGCGTGGGAACTACCCTCATTTGGCAAACATATGGCTCTCTGATGTTTGCCAACACAAAGATCAGTTAGAAATAGATGTCCTCATCGGGGCAGATTATTTGTGGAGTTTTCAAACTGGCAATGTTGTTCGGGGAGGTGTAGGGGAACCCGTAGCCATAGAAACGCAATTGGGATGGGTTGTTTCTGGTCCCTTAGAGTCTAGTCAGTCGACAGATAGAGAGCGAGCAGTTAGTGTAAATATTATAGGAAGAGATAGTACAGTTCCAGGAAGGTTAGAGCGAGATGTTCAGGTTCTTTGGGATTTAGAAACGTTAGGAATAACAGAGAATGACGGAGTGTACGAGGAATTTGTAGACAACATTACGTTCAACGGAAAGAGGTATTCAGTAAAGCTGCCGTGGAAGGAAGGGCGTGATGTTTTAGACAGTAATTACGAATTGAGTTTGTCACGCATGAAAGGACAGgtaagaaagcttaggaaagagcCAGAAGTGTTGAGGGAGTATGACTCAGTTATCAAAGAACAGTTAGCTTCAGGAGTGATAGAAAGAGTGGAAGAATCAGGAAAGGCGGATAGAGTCCATTATATCCCACATTTGGCCGTCATACGCAAAGAAGCCAGCACAACCAAACTGAGAGTGGTGTATGACGCGTCAGCAAAATCAGGTAAGGAAAGCGCATCATTGAACGACTGTTTACACAAAGGACCGTCTCTTACCCCATTGCTGTTCGACATATTGTTGAGGTTTAGAGAGAAAAGGGTAGCACTGATTGGCGATATAGAAAAGGCGTTTTTGAACATTGAGGTGGATAAGGAAGACAGAGATTTCCTGAGGTTTTTGTGGCTAGATGGCGTGAGTGACCCCTCAAGCGAGATTGTCGTGTATCGTTTTTGTCGTGTAGTGTTTGGTTTAAACGCGTCTCCTTTCCTTCTGAATGCCACGCTTAGACACCATATCTCGAAATTTAAAGATGAAGATCCAGAATTTGTGAGAAGAATGATCGAAAGCTTTTACGTAGACGACCTGGTGACTGGCGAGGACAACACTGCTAAAGCCTTCACGTTGTACGAGAAGTCCAAAAATAGGCTAGCGAGTGGAGGGTTCAAATTGCGTAAGTGGATGACTAACGACAAGGCGTTGAAAGATTTAATTGAGCAAGATGAGAACCGGAAACCAGAAAACGCAAGCGTGACAACCGAAGAGGAATCTTTCGCGAAGTTCACGCTAGGATCGGAGGTGAGTAAAAAATGTCCTAAGGTTTTGGGCCTTCCGTGGGATTTTGAGAATGATGTTATCCACTTCAACTTCGAGAAGATTGTGGCAAAAGCACAAGAAATCCCACCGACTAAGCGGAACTTGCTAAGTGTTTTGGCCAGCATGTTTGACCCTCTAGGAATTATAAGTCCCGTCATTGTGTGCATGAAAATGTTGTTCCAAGAGTTGTGTCGGGATAGTATAGGCTGGGATGATGAGCTCAATGGCGAAGCTAAAAAGAAATGGAACGATTGGGTTTTAGATTTGTCTAAGATTAAAGGGATCGCGATTAGTAGGTGCGTTTACGATAGTTTAAAACAAGAGGTGCTTGAGTGTTACTTGCATGGTTTCGGCGATGCGAGTAACAAAGCGTACTGCGCTGTTGTTTACTTTGTTTACCGAACGTGGGACGGGGTTCACGTAAGATTGTTGACTTCGAGGTCGAGAGTGGCACCACTAAAGGAACTGACTATCCCCAGACTAGAGCTTATGTCCGCGAGAATTCTTGCCCAGTTAATGAGCACGGTGAAGAATGCCCTAGAAGAACAAGTGACCCTTAACGGTACCAGATACTGGTTAGACAGTAAAACGGCAATCTGCTGGATTCAAAACAGGGGGGAGTGGAAACAATTTGTGAGACACAGGGTGAACGAGGTCCTCAAGCTTTCAGCTAAAGATGAATGGAGACACTGCCCGGGAGAAGACAATCCTGCGGACATTGGTTCAAGAGGAGCGCTGGGTTCCAAACTGAAAGATGAGGAACTGTGGTGGAAGGGACCACCTTGGTTGACTCAAGAAGAGAGCAGTTGGCCAACAAGCCAGGCAATCACCTCTACGTCAGAGAGccaagaagaaatgaaaaagacgTCGACGGTAATGATTGTAGACGTACAAGACTCAGCCTCTGTTGCAAAGGTAGTAGATATTGAGCGACATGGTACTTTGAGAAAACTGCTCAGAGTGACAGCATGGGTGTTACGTTTCGTCCAAAATTCGAAACCAAGATGTGCGAAGAGAAAAGGTAGGTTGACGAGGGAAGAGTTGATCAACGCTGAAAACGAATGGGTAAAAGCAGCCCAGCAAGGTTTGAAGCGCCAGAAAAATTTTCCGAATTTAGAAAGGGTGTTAGGCCTAGAGACGGTCGGAGGCGTTCTAAGATGTTTCGGAAGGTTAGAGCATTCAGACTTAGAAGTAGAAGCACAGAAACCAATTATCTTGCCGAAAGATCACGCctacacaacaaaaacaatcgaAGAATGTCACGAGAGAGTGCTTCACGGCGGCGTGAGAGAAACACTCGCAGAGCTAAGATCAAAGTTTTGGGTTCCGAAAGGCCGACAACACGTGAAGAAGGTCATTAGTAAATGTGTAGTCTGTAGAAAGTTAGAAGGGAAAGCTTATAGTACACCGCGCAGTGCAGCATTACCAGAATTTCGAGTCACGGAAGCGCCGGCGTTTTCAAAGGTAGGAGTTGATTTCGCAGGGCCGCTTTACGTCAAAGAGCGAACCACGACAATGAAAAAGGTGTACATCGCGTTATTCTCGTGTTGCGTGACGCGAGCAATTCACTTGGAACTTGTAGAAGATTTGTCAACGGGAGCGTTTATCCGGGCTTTGCGGCGATTTGCAGGGAGACGAGGGACACCAGTTTTAATTATATCTGACAACGCCAAAACCTTCAAAGCCGCTGATAAAGCTCTCAAGAACCTTTTCAATCACCCAGAAGTCGCTAACGAATTGTCCGGCAAAATGATCGAATGGAAGTTCAACTTAGAGAGAGCACCTTGGTGGGGAGGGTTTTTTGAAAGAATGGTTGGATGTGTTAAGCGTTGTTTGAGAAAGGTGTTAGGTAACGCAAGACTGACCTTTGACGAATTGTTTACTGTGTTGATCGAAGTAGAGGGGACTTTAAACTCCCGGCCCTTAACTTACGAGTATGATGAAGCGGGCGAGGAAGTTCTTACCCCGTCGCATTTGATTTTCGGAAGAAGAATTAAAACAGTGCCAGATGAAATCGTGGAGGACGAAGAAGAAGGTGAGAGTAGATACACTAGGAGATTCAGGTATTTGAGCGTTAGATTAGCGCATTTTTGGAATCGGTGGAGGCGTGAGTACTTAACTGACTTACGCGAGTTCCATCGGACCAAGGTAAGTAAAGACCCGAGGTCTGTACAGATAGGTGATGTAGTCACAGTGTACGACGAGAGtaagaggcgtggagagtggagATTAGCAGTTATTGAGAGTCTTATCAAGGGAAACGATAATGTGGTAAGGGGGGCAAACATTCGAGTCATTGCCAAGGGAAAGCCCTCGCGTATGTCTAGACCCGTTCAGAAACTCTACCCCATAGAAGTGCAAACCGAGATTCTACCCGAAGCGCCGCGGGAAAGTGTAAAAGAGGGTACAAAAAACCTTAGGCGCAACCCTAGACGCGCTGCAGCAGCAGATGCGCGTTGGAAAACTAACTTAATGCTTGACTCGTAG